From Microbacterium rhizosphaerae:
CTCGACGGCGGCGACGATGTCGCGGTGCTCGTGGCGGAGACGGTCGGCGGTCGCGGCCCAGTCCGGCACGCGCTCGGCGCCGGCGCGGACGTACGACTCGATGGCGGTGCGCAGGCCCGCCATCATGGCCGCCACGACGACGTTGCCGGATGCTTCGGCGAGGGCGACGTGCAGCTGCGCGTCGAGGGCCAGGAACTCCGCGGGGGTGAGGGTGCCGGCATCCATCGCATCGAGCACCTCGTGCACCGGGCCGAGCTGCGGTCCCGGCTCGTCGGCGAGGGCGCCGACCACCGCGGTCTCGAGGATGATGCGAGTGCTCACGACATCGGGGAGCGGGAACCCCTGCGCGGCGACCTGCAGTCGCAGCAGGGCCGACATGCCGCCCGAGGGCGTCGCCACGACGATGGCGCCGGATGCGGGCCCCGACCCGGTGGCCGTGCGGATGAGTCCCATCACCTCGAGCACACGCAGCGCCTCGCGGACACTGGAGCGGCCCACGCCGAGGCTCGCCGCCAGCTCGCGCTCGGGAGGCAGATGGTCGCCCGGGCCGAGGCGGCCGTCGAGCAGGTCGGTCTCGATGTGCTCGAGCACGAGACGCCAGGCGCGGGTCGGCGCGGCCGTCATCGGGACCTCCTCGGTGAGCGATCGTCGCGGACCGCCGTGTGGTCCGACCACATTATCACCTGTGGTCAGACCACGCCACCGGGGCCGGGGACACTAGCCTGAATCGCGTGCAGCCTGTCACCGTCGTCCTCCTCCTCGCCGCGGCCGTCTCGGCGTTCTGCTGGATCGCCTCGCTCATCACGAAGGACACGTCGTGGGTCGATCGCATCTGGTCGATCGCACCCGTCGCCTACGTGTGGGTCTTCGCCGGAGCGGCGCTCATCGATGGCCGGGATGCCGGACGACTGCTCGTCATGGCCGTGCTCGTCACCCTGTGGGGTGCACGCCTGACCTTCAACTTCGCTCGGAAGGGCGGCTACAGCGGAGTGGAGGACTACCGATGGGCGGTCCTGCGCGCGCGCATGAAGCCCTGGCAGTTCCAGCTGTTCAACCTCTTCTTCATCGTGCTGTACCAGAACGCGCTGCTCGTGCTCATCGCCCTTCCCGCGGGGATGGCCTGGCTGCATCCGATCGGCTTCACAAGCTGGGACACGCTGTTCGCGGCGCTCTTCCTCGGCTTCCTCGTCCTCGAGACGGCGGCCGATCAGCAGCAGTGGGACTTCCACCGGGCGAAGGCGGCGGCCGGCGGCCGGCTCGAACCGGGGTTCCTCACGACGGGCCTGTTCCGCTGGAGCAGGCATCCCAACTTCTTCGCCGAGCAGGCGCAGTGGTGGATGCTGTACTGCCTCGGCGCGACGGCCGCCGTAACCTCGGGGCTCGGCTTCTGGGGCGGTGCGGTCAACGCGACGATCGCCGGTCCGATCCTGCTCAGCGTGCTCTTCATCGGCTCGACGATCTTCACCGAATCGATCTCGTCGTCGAAGTACCCCGCCTACGCCGAGTACCGGCGCATGACGTCGATGCTCATCCCCTGGCCGCCCCGACGGCGCTCCGCAGAGGCCGTCTGAGGTCGTCTGCGGCGGTTCAGCCCAGTCGCCCGCCGGACTCGCGCAGGTAGCACTCCGCACAGAGCGACTCGTACGTGACCTCGGCGCCGTCGATCGCGACCTGGTCGCCCTCGAACACGAAGCGACCGTCGACGAGCCGCGCGTTGAACAGCGCCTTCCGCCCGCACCGGCAGATCGTCTTCAACTCCTCGATGGTGTGCGCGATGTCGAGCAGCCGCCTCGACCCGGGGAAGGCGTGCGTCAGGAAATCCGTGCGGATGCCGTACGCCAGCACCGGGATGCCGTGGAGCACCGCGATCCGCAGCAGGTCGTCGACCTGCTCCGCGGTGAGGAACTGCGCCTCGTCGACGAGGAGGCACGCGACCTCGGCGGGCGGCCGATTGAGGCCGGCGAGCTCGTCGTGCGTGTAGCGCACACGGGCATGGTGCTCGGCGAACAGGTCACGGGCATCGTCTTCCGGCCCGATCAGGAAGTCGACGGGGCGGGAGACGCCGAGCCGGCTCTCGATCTGGTCGGCGCCCTTCGTGTCGATCAGCGGCTTGGCCAGCAGGACGCGCTGGCCGCGCTCCTCGTAGTTGTATGCGGCCTGCAGCAGAGCGGTGGACTTGCCGGAGTTCATCGCGCCGTAGCGGAAGTACAGTTTTGCCACCCGCCGAGTCTACGGAATGGCGGCGGCCTCGGCCCGGCTCACGCGGGGTGCGCCGGCTCCCCGCGTCAGGCGGTGAGCTGGAGCTCCTCGGCCGTTTCGGCCATGGTCTCCTCGGCGAGTGCCGGGTCGGTGTTGAGCTTCTGACCCAGGGTCGGGATCAGATCGCGCAGCGTCGGCTCCCAGTCCGGGTACTGGTCGGGGAAGCAGCGCTGGAGCAGGTCGAGCATGATGGGCACGGCGGTGGATGCGCCGGGCGAGGCCCCGAGCAGGCCCGCGATGGAGCCGTCCTTCGCCGCGACGACCTCGGTGCCGAACTGCAGCTTGCCACCCTTCATCACCTGAGCCCGCTGGCCCGCCTGGAGCAGCGTCCAGTCGTCGTCCTTCGCGGTCGGGACGAAGATGCGCAGGCTGTCGACCTTGCGGCGGTGGTTCTTCGCCAGCTC
This genomic window contains:
- a CDS encoding FadR/GntR family transcriptional regulator, yielding MTAAPTRAWRLVLEHIETDLLDGRLGPGDHLPPERELAASLGVGRSSVREALRVLEVMGLIRTATGSGPASGAIVVATPSGGMSALLRLQVAAQGFPLPDVVSTRIILETAVVGALADEPGPQLGPVHEVLDAMDAGTLTPAEFLALDAQLHVALAEASGNVVVAAMMAGLRTAIESYVRAGAERVPDWAATADRLRHEHRDIVAAVERRDAASARRLVHQHITGYYAQTGLSAAPAPPTELPA
- a CDS encoding DUF1295 domain-containing protein yields the protein MQPVTVVLLLAAAVSAFCWIASLITKDTSWVDRIWSIAPVAYVWVFAGAALIDGRDAGRLLVMAVLVTLWGARLTFNFARKGGYSGVEDYRWAVLRARMKPWQFQLFNLFFIVLYQNALLVLIALPAGMAWLHPIGFTSWDTLFAALFLGFLVLETAADQQQWDFHRAKAAAGGRLEPGFLTTGLFRWSRHPNFFAEQAQWWMLYCLGATAAVTSGLGFWGGAVNATIAGPILLSVLFIGSTIFTESISSSKYPAYAEYRRMTSMLIPWPPRRRSAEAV
- a CDS encoding thymidine kinase — its product is MAKLYFRYGAMNSGKSTALLQAAYNYEERGQRVLLAKPLIDTKGADQIESRLGVSRPVDFLIGPEDDARDLFAEHHARVRYTHDELAGLNRPPAEVACLLVDEAQFLTAEQVDDLLRIAVLHGIPVLAYGIRTDFLTHAFPGSRRLLDIAHTIEELKTICRCGRKALFNARLVDGRFVFEGDQVAIDGAEVTYESLCAECYLRESGGRLG